The following are from one region of the Segatella oris genome:
- a CDS encoding undecaprenyl-phosphate glucose phosphotransferase: protein MSLNLSRNEFVRRLVTFNDFMIINIILVCFILLLPNDVPDYFHSATKITVFTANAAMGVAQYFFNTIVHYRKIEFDRIILRVSQLVTTHVILTYAFLSFLCPRENFFHISVLYAFTSFALIMLSRFAERGILNYLRQTGHNSRKVLFVGHDRSLAELYKTMTGDPTMGYSVRGYYANKEIENCPKSFRYLGSLKDFGTKMEQEDRAFAEEIFCSLSHDYNDFIAQIMKFCDANVIRFYYLPRTFGTYRLRLKPEFMGDTLLYTNHIEPLAIMSNRLIKRSFDIVVSAIACLCLLPLIPIITIIIKLQSPGPTFFVQERTGFEGKSFKCYKFRSMHVNKNADTEQATKNDPRKFAFGNFMRKTNIDELPQFWNVLKGDMSIVGPRPHMLHHTEIYSDLIDKYMVRHFCKPGITGWAQVTGYRGETRELWQMQERVEHDIWYIEHWTFRLDIYIIFKTAYSIIVPDKHAY from the coding sequence ATGAGCCTAAACCTTAGTAGGAACGAATTCGTGCGTCGGTTGGTTACATTCAACGATTTCATGATTATCAACATCATTCTCGTTTGTTTTATCCTGCTGCTTCCCAATGATGTCCCCGACTATTTCCATAGTGCGACAAAGATAACCGTGTTCACTGCCAATGCAGCTATGGGGGTTGCACAATACTTCTTCAATACAATCGTGCACTATCGCAAGATTGAATTCGACAGGATTATACTCAGAGTGTCGCAATTAGTGACGACACATGTAATTCTCACTTACGCCTTTCTGAGTTTTCTCTGCCCACGCGAAAACTTCTTCCACATATCGGTACTCTATGCTTTCACGAGCTTTGCACTCATCATGCTCAGTCGTTTTGCCGAACGAGGAATACTGAATTATCTGCGACAGACTGGTCACAACTCACGCAAAGTGCTGTTTGTGGGGCATGACCGCTCGCTTGCCGAGCTTTACAAGACAATGACAGGAGACCCTACCATGGGCTATTCTGTACGTGGATATTATGCCAACAAAGAGATTGAAAACTGTCCGAAATCCTTTCGATATTTAGGTTCACTCAAAGACTTCGGCACTAAAATGGAACAAGAAGACAGGGCATTTGCCGAGGAGATATTCTGCAGTCTGAGTCATGACTACAATGATTTCATTGCACAGATTATGAAATTCTGCGATGCCAATGTCATCCGCTTCTACTATCTCCCGCGTACATTTGGAACCTATCGGCTACGCTTGAAACCTGAATTCATGGGCGACACACTGCTATATACAAACCACATTGAGCCACTTGCAATCATGAGCAATCGGCTCATCAAACGGTCTTTCGACATCGTGGTATCAGCAATTGCATGCCTTTGCCTGCTCCCGCTCATCCCTATCATTACCATCATTATTAAGCTCCAAAGTCCGGGGCCGACGTTCTTTGTGCAAGAACGCACAGGGTTTGAAGGGAAATCATTCAAATGTTACAAGTTTCGAAGTATGCATGTCAACAAGAATGCCGACACAGAACAAGCTACCAAGAACGATCCACGCAAGTTTGCTTTCGGCAATTTCATGCGGAAAACCAATATTGATGAACTGCCACAATTCTGGAATGTGCTGAAAGGTGACATGAGTATTGTCGGGCCCCGACCTCACATGTTGCATCATACTGAAATCTACAGTGACTTGATAGACAAATATATGGTACGTCATTTCTGTAAGCCGGGCATCACCGGTTGGGCACAGGTTACAGGCTACCGAGGGGAAACCCGAGAGCTATGGCAGATGCAAGAGCGCGTGGAACACGATATCTGGTATATCGAACACTGGACTTTCCGGCTTGATATTTATATCATTTTCAAGACAGCCTACAGCATTATCGTACCCGACAAGCACGCTTATTGA
- the rfbA gene encoding glucose-1-phosphate thymidylyltransferase RfbA, protein MKGIVLAGGSGTRLYPITKGISKQLLPIFDKPMIYYPVSVLMLAGIKDILIISTPFDLPGFKRLLGDGHELGVHFEYAEQPSPDGLAQAFIIGEKFIGDDAVCLVLGDNIFYGAGFTGLLKESVADAEQRQQASVFGYYVNDPQRYGVAEFDKAGNCLSIEEKPEHPRSNYAVVGLYFYPNNVIEIAKNIKPSARGELEITTVNQKYLELKKLKVKSLQRGFAWLDTGTHDSLSEASTFIEVIEKRQGLKIACLEEIAYRQGWISEEQLIDNAKPMLKNGYGQYLMEIVENKRV, encoded by the coding sequence ATGAAAGGGATTGTTTTAGCCGGTGGTTCTGGCACCCGTCTCTACCCCATTACAAAGGGTATCAGCAAGCAATTGCTACCTATCTTTGACAAACCGATGATATATTATCCGGTATCCGTACTGATGCTTGCCGGCATCAAGGATATCCTGATTATCTCTACTCCATTTGATTTGCCGGGCTTTAAGCGCTTATTAGGCGACGGACACGAACTTGGCGTGCACTTTGAATATGCAGAACAGCCCTCTCCTGATGGTCTGGCACAGGCTTTTATCATTGGAGAGAAGTTCATCGGAGATGATGCTGTGTGCCTTGTTTTGGGCGATAACATCTTTTATGGAGCCGGCTTCACAGGACTACTCAAAGAGAGTGTTGCCGATGCAGAACAGAGACAGCAGGCCAGTGTCTTCGGATATTATGTCAATGATCCGCAACGTTACGGCGTCGCAGAATTTGATAAAGCAGGAAACTGCTTGAGCATTGAAGAGAAACCAGAGCATCCGAGGAGTAATTATGCCGTTGTTGGCTTGTATTTCTATCCCAACAACGTCATTGAAATCGCCAAGAACATCAAGCCGAGTGCACGCGGCGAGTTGGAAATCACTACCGTAAACCAAAAGTATCTGGAGCTGAAGAAACTCAAAGTAAAGTCTCTTCAACGTGGTTTCGCATGGCTTGACACCGGCACGCATGACAGTCTTTCTGAAGCAAGTACATTCATTGAAGTGATTGAAAAACGTCAAGGTCTGAAGATTGCATGCCTCGAAGAGATTGCATACCGACAAGGCTGGATCAGCGAAGAACAATTGATTGACAACGCAAAACCCATGTTGAAAAACGGTTATGGGCAATATCTCATGGAGATTGTAGAAAATAAAAGAGTTTAG
- a CDS encoding GumC family protein translates to MDNNKITTAEENQQQEVKRLFNFRAIYTSLILNWTWFVVSILVCLAGAYIYLRYSTPVYQAYAKLLIKDEQSSRRGNSIQNSNNLGMISNSNGIDNEMEILTSHSLAQSAVRDLKLYVSYSIEGKFKNILLYKNEPLKVDFDPINLEKINNPFEMLLTFDNGKYHLTGTYYVPIDDIHAKGPYYIDKTFSKFPIAIYTRAGILTITENLAPDAMKMTPGMKVHIVLNSPNNAAYQYQGALSVNQTSRSTTIAQLTITDINQQRAVDYLKQLSICYNRQANEDKNQVAIRTEKFINSRLEKINSELGLTEGQLENFKKRNNMVELKMNASSAFDNQTQFSQRLTDANTQIVLLDEIAAYQNKVANRYEPIPENIGLSDQSTSSLINKYNEISLERKRLLRSASEKSPIIQPLTSQLDDLNNSIRRATTQARKGLEIQRNAIMSQFNKYSGQVGETPEQERILTQIGRQQEVKSGLYLMLLQKREENSISLAATADKGKLIDEPEFGGKVSPNNSMIYLIALIIGLSIPALIIIIAEFFHYKIEGRNDVVQLTKLPILGDVPIASDQAKTKADIVVHENKNNLMEEIFRGMRTNLQFMLKENEKVIAFTSTTSGEGKTFTAANLAVSFALLGKKVILVGLDIRKPRLAELFEIKDHHHGITTLLVHEHPTREEILSQVLPSGINNRLDLLMAGPIPPNPSELLARKSLDYIIDELKETYDYIIIDTAPIGLVTDTLQLSRVIDATVYLCRADYTTKDSFMLINSLSAEKKLPNISIVINGLDMTKKKYGYYYGYGRYAHYGRYAKYGYGSYHSDSYMGKSYNSYSNYGSYSKRDGAYRGKNDKSIKQ, encoded by the coding sequence ATGGACAATAACAAAATAACAACAGCTGAAGAAAATCAGCAACAAGAGGTAAAACGCCTATTCAATTTCCGGGCAATATATACTTCACTCATATTGAATTGGACATGGTTCGTTGTCTCTATCCTTGTCTGTCTTGCAGGTGCTTATATCTATCTGAGATATTCAACTCCCGTATATCAGGCTTACGCAAAACTTCTCATTAAAGACGAACAGAGTTCACGCAGAGGCAACAGCATACAGAATTCCAATAACCTTGGAATGATTTCAAACTCCAACGGCATTGATAATGAAATGGAAATCCTGACTTCTCACAGCCTGGCACAAAGTGCTGTGAGAGACTTGAAGCTGTATGTGAGCTACAGCATAGAGGGTAAGTTTAAGAATATATTATTGTATAAAAACGAGCCTCTCAAGGTGGATTTTGATCCGATTAACTTAGAGAAAATCAATAATCCGTTTGAGATGCTGCTCACATTCGACAACGGTAAATATCATCTTACAGGTACTTATTATGTCCCAATTGACGACATTCACGCCAAAGGGCCTTACTATATTGACAAGACTTTCAGTAAGTTTCCTATTGCAATCTATACGAGAGCGGGCATCTTGACAATTACGGAGAACCTTGCACCCGATGCCATGAAAATGACACCTGGCATGAAAGTGCACATCGTTCTCAACTCTCCGAATAATGCAGCCTATCAATATCAAGGAGCACTGTCTGTCAATCAAACTTCAAGGTCAACAACTATTGCGCAGTTGACAATAACAGATATCAATCAACAGCGGGCTGTTGACTACCTGAAACAACTGTCCATTTGCTATAACCGACAGGCCAATGAAGATAAGAATCAAGTGGCAATCCGTACGGAGAAGTTTATTAACTCACGCTTGGAGAAGATCAATTCAGAGTTAGGACTGACAGAAGGGCAGCTTGAGAACTTCAAGAAGCGAAATAATATGGTCGAATTGAAGATGAATGCAAGTAGTGCTTTCGACAATCAGACACAGTTCAGCCAACGCCTGACCGATGCAAACACACAGATTGTACTGCTTGATGAAATTGCAGCCTATCAGAACAAGGTGGCCAATCGCTATGAACCCATTCCTGAAAACATAGGCCTGTCAGACCAAAGTACCAGTTCTTTGATCAATAAATACAACGAGATTTCATTGGAGAGAAAACGCCTTCTGCGCAGTGCAAGTGAGAAAAGTCCAATCATTCAGCCTCTGACCTCGCAACTTGATGACCTTAACAACAGCATACGTCGGGCTACAACACAAGCCCGAAAAGGTTTGGAAATCCAACGTAATGCCATTATGAGCCAGTTCAACAAATATAGTGGACAGGTTGGAGAAACACCTGAACAAGAGCGAATTCTCACTCAGATCGGAAGACAACAGGAGGTGAAATCAGGCCTGTATCTCATGCTGTTACAGAAGAGAGAAGAGAATTCTATTTCGCTTGCAGCTACAGCTGACAAAGGAAAACTCATTGATGAACCTGAATTCGGAGGCAAAGTCAGCCCGAATAATTCCATGATTTATCTCATTGCGCTCATTATCGGCCTCTCCATTCCTGCCCTTATCATCATCATTGCCGAGTTCTTCCACTACAAGATTGAGGGCAGAAACGATGTGGTTCAACTGACAAAGCTGCCTATTTTGGGTGACGTTCCGATTGCAAGTGACCAAGCAAAGACCAAAGCAGACATCGTTGTTCATGAGAATAAGAACAACTTAATGGAAGAAATCTTCCGTGGAATGAGAACCAACCTGCAGTTTATGCTCAAGGAAAATGAGAAGGTTATTGCATTCACTTCTACCACTTCAGGTGAAGGAAAGACGTTTACAGCCGCAAACTTAGCTGTCAGTTTTGCACTTTTAGGCAAGAAGGTTATCCTCGTTGGTCTTGATATCCGAAAACCTCGTTTGGCCGAATTGTTCGAAATTAAAGACCATCATCATGGCATAACAACATTGTTAGTACATGAGCATCCAACACGCGAGGAAATTCTTTCACAAGTATTACCCTCTGGTATCAATAACCGATTAGACCTGCTGATGGCAGGACCTATTCCTCCCAATCCTTCAGAATTGCTGGCAAGAAAGAGTCTTGACTATATCATTGATGAACTAAAAGAAACTTATGATTATATCATCATTGATACTGCACCGATTGGTCTGGTAACAGATACACTGCAACTTTCACGTGTTATAGATGCCACCGTATACCTCTGCCGTGCTGACTATACTACGAAAGATAGTTTCATGTTGATTAACAGTTTGTCTGCTGAAAAGAAACTTCCCAATATATCTATTGTCATCAATGGTCTGGATATGACGAAGAAGAAATATGGCTATTACTATGGATATGGCCGCTATGCACACTATGGACGATACGCAAAATATGGCTATGGTTCATATCATAGCGACTCATATATGGGAAAATCGTATAATTCTTATAGCAACTATGGAAGCTACAGCAAGAGAGATGGTGCATATAGAGGTAAGAACGACAAATCAATCAAACAATAA
- a CDS encoding BT0820 family HAD-type phosphatase produces MKIAVDFDGTIVTHEYPAIGEEIPFATETLRQLTAEGHQLILWSVREGETLDEAVEWCRQRGVEFWAVNRDYPEETVENNNHYSRKLKVDLFIDDRNVGGLPDWGQIYRMIHNHISLYHLLKEQFAQGLPQHSYKKKHWWQF; encoded by the coding sequence ATGAAAATCGCAGTCGATTTTGATGGCACTATTGTAACCCATGAATATCCAGCTATTGGCGAAGAGATTCCTTTTGCAACAGAAACTCTTCGCCAACTCACAGCAGAGGGGCATCAACTCATTCTATGGAGTGTAAGAGAGGGAGAAACATTAGATGAAGCTGTAGAATGGTGCAGGCAACGGGGTGTTGAATTCTGGGCTGTAAACAGAGACTACCCTGAAGAGACCGTTGAAAACAACAACCACTATTCCAGAAAGCTGAAAGTTGATTTATTTATCGACGACAGAAATGTCGGAGGATTACCCGACTGGGGGCAAATCTATCGAATGATTCATAATCACATAAGCCTCTATCATCTTCTCAAAGAGCAATTCGCACAAGGACTTCCACAACATTCTTACAAGAAAAAACATTGGTGGCAGTTCTGA
- a CDS encoding nucleotidyltransferase family protein encodes MTNEHALLTVVRAALWGEDLKGGLMPTDCFQHLMHEAKRQTVVGLFVQALSEERYQIRLAKSDAINAFVYQNKIRSLNLKVNAVLAELCCLLRAHSIDFIVVKGQLLAQFYPQPLMRQAGDIDFYCDETNFEKARKLIGEAWNVTFHDDDEDDRAQHIGFEYKGILFELHFCLLSFISPRVQRCFDEMVSHSAPYMIKVGDVLVPTLSPVENVIFTFLHLYHHFIELGVGLRQICDMALMLHQYRDVLNSDEGKAQLTYWLKQLAFYRAFHAFGAVCVDVLGLPVSEYPFELTKRARSYEHAILEVVFKRGNFGMHGRKNSVRSGIGYYAEAFLVKLRHYLKFFVLSRRENLAMLFYGIPKKIYYAMKRLILT; translated from the coding sequence ATGACAAATGAACATGCACTTTTGACGGTGGTTCGGGCCGCTCTTTGGGGGGAAGACCTGAAGGGTGGACTGATGCCTACGGATTGTTTTCAGCATTTGATGCATGAGGCAAAGCGGCAGACCGTGGTTGGTTTATTCGTCCAGGCGTTGTCAGAAGAGCGTTATCAAATACGTCTTGCAAAGTCAGATGCAATCAATGCATTCGTTTATCAGAATAAAATCAGAAGTCTGAATCTTAAGGTTAATGCGGTCTTGGCTGAACTTTGTTGTCTCTTGCGGGCGCATTCTATAGATTTCATAGTTGTAAAGGGGCAACTGTTAGCTCAGTTTTATCCACAGCCTTTAATGAGACAGGCCGGCGACATTGATTTCTATTGTGACGAAACGAACTTTGAGAAAGCACGGAAGCTTATCGGTGAAGCCTGGAACGTAACGTTTCATGATGATGACGAGGACGATAGGGCGCAGCATATTGGGTTCGAATATAAGGGAATTCTTTTCGAGTTGCATTTCTGTCTGCTTAGTTTCATATCACCAAGGGTGCAGCGTTGTTTTGACGAGATGGTGAGCCACAGCGCTCCCTATATGATAAAGGTTGGCGATGTGCTTGTACCGACCTTGTCTCCTGTTGAGAATGTCATTTTCACTTTTTTGCATTTATATCATCATTTCATCGAACTTGGTGTTGGATTGCGGCAGATTTGTGACATGGCTCTGATGTTGCATCAATATCGAGACGTGTTGAATAGTGATGAAGGGAAAGCGCAGTTGACTTATTGGCTTAAGCAGCTCGCTTTCTATAGGGCATTTCATGCTTTCGGAGCTGTGTGTGTAGATGTCTTGGGCTTGCCTGTTTCTGAATATCCGTTTGAGCTCACGAAGCGCGCGCGTTCTTATGAACATGCAATTTTGGAGGTTGTATTCAAACGGGGTAATTTCGGTATGCACGGGAGGAAAAACAGTGTTCGTTCAGGGATAGGATATTATGCAGAGGCCTTCTTAGTGAAGTTGCGCCATTATTTAAAGTTTTTTGTTTTATCACGTAGGGAGAACCTTGCCATGTTATTTTATGGTATTCCTAAAAAAATATATTATGCCATGAAACGCCTGATTTTAACTTAA
- a CDS encoding polysaccharide biosynthesis protein: protein MKFFNKITNWYFSKRSLPYWAILAMDILICYLSGILVFWLYYRGAVTLGNIALLTKTIFTYMCFNLIGFKIFHTYSGIIRYSSFVDLKRVGYAMGVSLIVAEIMHYVVYSWDLEFVRLQGRQLVAMYLLATMAMWAARIVIKSIYDVSFANEGAAKTLIYGVRDGGVALAKNIRSEKPTRYLLKGFISHNPGYKSRLLMGEHVYQVGEGLRSVIEKEGISTVLVSPLQNERFRKDAFLQDLLIDAGIKILMLPETKEWDGKTDVHDLQPVSINDLLPRNEINVNMKSVGDMLKDKKILITGSAGSIGSEMVRQIASFKPAAMMLIDQAETPQHDIKLMMMNKFQGVECKIVLSSITKQARMERLFDEFRPDYVFHAAAYKHVPMMEDNPSESIQNNVYGTKVIADLSVKYGVKKFVMISTDKAVNPTNVMGCSKRICEIYTQALNEKLVRDYEANGCKGIPPTQFVTTRFGNVLGSTGSVIPLFEKQIKAGGPVTVTDPKIIRFFMLIPEACKLVLEAGTHGRGGQIFVFDMGEPVKIADLAHRMIQLSGAKDVKIVYTGLRPGEKLYEEVLSNTENTLPSFHEKIRIAKVKEYDFEQVSKEIDALVELAKSYDEMKIVSKMKEIVPEFVSKNSVYSALDVHVEERHE, encoded by the coding sequence ATGAAGTTTTTCAATAAGATTACGAATTGGTATTTTTCCAAGAGGTCATTGCCCTATTGGGCGATATTGGCAATGGATATCTTGATTTGTTATCTGTCAGGTATTCTTGTTTTCTGGCTTTATTACCGTGGTGCCGTCACGTTAGGCAATATTGCTTTGTTGACCAAAACAATATTCACCTACATGTGTTTCAACCTCATAGGTTTTAAGATATTCCATACCTATTCGGGTATTATTCGCTATTCAAGTTTTGTTGATTTGAAGCGGGTGGGCTATGCTATGGGCGTTTCTTTGATAGTAGCAGAGATAATGCACTACGTGGTTTACAGTTGGGATCTTGAGTTTGTACGTCTTCAGGGGCGTCAGCTTGTGGCCATGTATCTGTTGGCAACAATGGCAATGTGGGCTGCTCGTATTGTTATCAAATCAATATATGATGTTTCGTTTGCCAATGAGGGGGCGGCCAAAACGCTGATTTATGGTGTCAGAGATGGTGGTGTTGCCTTGGCAAAGAACATTCGGAGCGAGAAACCTACACGCTATTTGCTGAAAGGTTTTATCAGTCATAATCCGGGATATAAGTCGCGTTTGCTCATGGGGGAACATGTTTATCAAGTAGGCGAGGGGCTTCGTTCGGTGATAGAAAAGGAAGGTATATCTACTGTTCTTGTTTCCCCGTTGCAGAATGAGCGTTTCCGTAAGGATGCGTTTCTGCAGGATTTGCTGATAGATGCGGGCATAAAGATTTTAATGCTGCCTGAAACGAAGGAATGGGACGGTAAGACAGATGTGCATGATCTGCAGCCGGTGAGTATCAACGATCTGCTTCCTCGTAATGAAATCAACGTTAACATGAAATCTGTTGGTGACATGTTGAAGGATAAGAAAATCCTTATAACGGGGTCGGCCGGTAGCATTGGAAGTGAGATGGTGCGCCAGATAGCTTCGTTCAAGCCTGCTGCAATGATGCTGATTGATCAGGCAGAGACACCGCAACATGATATCAAATTGATGATGATGAACAAGTTTCAGGGCGTGGAATGTAAGATTGTTCTCTCGAGCATCACTAAGCAGGCACGCATGGAACGATTGTTTGATGAGTTTCGTCCAGACTATGTTTTCCATGCAGCAGCTTATAAACATGTGCCCATGATGGAGGATAATCCGAGTGAAAGTATTCAGAACAATGTCTATGGAACGAAGGTTATCGCAGACCTAAGTGTGAAATACGGCGTGAAGAAGTTCGTCATGATAAGTACGGATAAGGCTGTAAATCCAACGAATGTAATGGGATGTTCAAAGCGTATCTGCGAGATTTACACACAGGCTTTGAATGAAAAACTCGTCAGAGATTACGAGGCTAATGGTTGTAAGGGCATTCCTCCGACACAGTTTGTCACGACACGTTTCGGCAATGTTTTGGGGTCGACAGGTTCTGTTATCCCACTGTTTGAGAAACAGATTAAGGCAGGTGGTCCGGTAACAGTAACAGATCCGAAGATTATTCGCTTCTTTATGCTGATTCCGGAGGCTTGCAAGCTCGTGCTTGAAGCAGGAACCCACGGCAGAGGTGGACAGATTTTCGTATTCGACATGGGTGAGCCTGTTAAGATTGCAGATTTGGCACACCGCATGATACAGTTGAGTGGAGCTAAGGATGTGAAGATTGTCTATACGGGATTGAGGCCTGGTGAGAAGCTTTATGAAGAAGTCTTGAGCAACACGGAGAACACTTTACCAAGTTTCCATGAAAAGATCAGGATAGCAAAGGTAAAGGAATACGACTTTGAACAGGTCAGTAAGGAAATCGATGCTTTAGTAGAGCTTGCAAAATCCTATGATGAAATGAAGATTGTGAGCAAGATGAAGGAAATCGTTCCGGAGTTTGTTTCAAAGAATTCTGTGTATTCAGCCCTTGATGTTCACGTGGAGGAAAGACATGAGTGA
- a CDS encoding DegT/DnrJ/EryC1/StrS family aminotransferase — protein MINIVKYMTQKRIFLCLAHMSGQEMKFIQEAFDTNWVVPLGPNVNGFEKDLESFMGQQKRIVALSSGTAAVHLALIACGVKAGDEVIVQTFTFCASSHPITYLGAKPVFVDSESDTWNMSPELLEEAIKDRIAKTGRKPKAIVPVYLYGMPAKIDEILSVAERYDIPVVEDAAEGFGSRYDRQMVGTFGRYGVLSFNGNKMITTSGGGALVCPDGESYNRVMYFATQARESYPYYQHTEIGYNYRMSNICAGIGCGQMTVIDEHIRHHQHIAQLYREAFKEVEGIDFHDNPDERTDSNFWLNTITIAPDLKVKGQENAYKTIVKGAVGGAAGVVHQASTAHTDCEPNANVEAMRLYLDRAGIESRPLWKPMHRQPVYQDAPAYLNGVSEELFHCGLCLPSGPMVTDEDVARIIHTIKDSVCC, from the coding sequence ATGATAAACATTGTTAAATATATGACACAAAAACGCATTTTTTTATGTTTGGCTCATATGAGTGGCCAAGAAATGAAGTTCATTCAGGAAGCTTTCGACACCAATTGGGTGGTACCACTTGGTCCAAACGTAAATGGTTTTGAGAAAGATTTAGAGAGTTTTATGGGGCAGCAGAAGCGCATTGTGGCGCTTTCATCCGGCACGGCAGCTGTGCATTTGGCATTGATAGCCTGCGGTGTAAAGGCAGGGGATGAGGTCATTGTGCAGACGTTTACATTCTGTGCTTCCTCGCATCCCATTACATATTTAGGGGCTAAACCGGTGTTTGTGGATTCTGAAAGCGATACTTGGAACATGTCTCCTGAACTTCTTGAAGAGGCTATCAAAGACAGAATTGCAAAGACGGGACGTAAACCTAAGGCTATTGTTCCTGTCTATTTATATGGCATGCCGGCTAAGATTGATGAGATTTTATCCGTTGCCGAACGTTATGATATCCCTGTTGTAGAAGATGCAGCCGAAGGATTTGGCTCGCGTTATGACCGTCAGATGGTCGGCACATTTGGCCGTTATGGTGTGCTTAGTTTCAATGGGAATAAGATGATTACGACTTCAGGTGGAGGTGCATTGGTATGTCCTGACGGCGAAAGTTACAATCGGGTGATGTATTTTGCAACGCAGGCACGTGAGTCATATCCTTACTATCAGCATACGGAAATCGGTTATAACTATCGCATGAGTAATATCTGTGCGGGCATTGGGTGTGGGCAGATGACGGTTATAGACGAGCATATCCGTCATCATCAGCATATTGCCCAGCTTTACAGAGAGGCTTTCAAGGAAGTTGAAGGCATAGATTTTCATGATAATCCCGATGAGCGCACAGACAGTAATTTCTGGCTGAATACGATAACGATAGCCCCCGATTTGAAGGTGAAAGGGCAGGAGAACGCCTACAAAACAATCGTAAAAGGGGCCGTAGGGGGTGCTGCTGGCGTTGTTCATCAGGCTTCAACGGCACATACGGATTGTGAACCAAACGCCAATGTGGAGGCAATGAGGCTCTATCTTGATAGGGCCGGCATTGAAAGTCGACCGTTATGGAAACCCATGCACAGGCAACCTGTCTACCAGGATGCACCGGCATATCTCAATGGTGTCAGTGAAGAATTGTTCCATTGCGGACTTTGTTTGCCGAGTGGCCCTATGGTTACAGATGAAGATGTGGCCAGAATAATCCACACGATAAAGGATTCTGTTTGCTGTTAA
- a CDS encoding UpxY family transcription antiterminator: protein MDEKVTATELSNKEMKPETAMSDHTPWYAIKLFTVRQKAVAAYFNEKGLETFIPEEYVDIEDENHKVKRVLRPVVRNLIFLKKDRDEQEIRKYVLASTFKMSVVTKSRENKSYYEIPAVQMFEFRAMCNPELTMRKYLSEEQAHLKKGDRVLVKHGPLKGLTGRLVRSNKKYYLLKEVPGMAIMIKVTRWCCEGL, encoded by the coding sequence ATGGACGAAAAAGTGACAGCGACAGAACTTTCGAATAAAGAAATGAAGCCCGAAACGGCTATGAGCGATCATACTCCATGGTATGCAATCAAGCTTTTCACTGTTCGGCAGAAAGCGGTAGCGGCTTATTTCAATGAAAAAGGACTTGAAACTTTCATCCCTGAAGAGTATGTTGATATCGAAGATGAGAACCATAAGGTCAAGCGGGTGTTGCGTCCTGTCGTGCGTAATCTTATCTTTCTGAAGAAAGATAGGGACGAACAGGAAATCCGCAAATATGTCTTGGCATCGACATTCAAGATGAGTGTGGTCACAAAGAGCCGTGAAAACAAAAGCTATTATGAGATTCCTGCCGTACAGATGTTTGAGTTTCGGGCCATGTGTAATCCTGAACTCACGATGCGAAAGTATCTCAGTGAGGAACAGGCCCATTTGAAAAAAGGCGACAGGGTACTCGTGAAGCATGGGCCGTTGAAAGGACTTACCGGGCGATTGGTACGTTCTAATAAGAAATACTATCTGTTGAAGGAGGTGCCGGGCATGGCCATTATGATTAAAGTGACGCGTTGGTGTTGCGAAGGCCTTTAG